One Perognathus longimembris pacificus isolate PPM17 chromosome 13, ASM2315922v1, whole genome shotgun sequence genomic window, cccacttccacgccccccccccaaaggcaaGGGGGAAGGGGAGCGGGCAGGGGTCAAAGGCATAGAGCAGACCACCCACGTGACCAGGTTTCTCCCGTCTCCCAGGGGAGTGAGCACCCCACCCGCCCGGGGATCTGCCTTGCTGCGTGCTCCCTTGGTTCTCCTGCTCGTGCCAGCACCCTGGGAGTGGGAGTGGACatgaacacaggccttgagtaGCCAGGGGAGTGGGAGTGGCCTCGAGATGCGACTAGATAGGCCTGCCATGCTAGGCAGAGAGGGTGGCTGGAGTCTGGAGAGGGCAAGTagcctgccctggggcttgggtCCCCGAGGGCaggtcctcctccctctgcctgtgCACCAGCCCCCTGCCGGGCCTGCTGCAGACAAAATTGGATGGAGATTTGGGGATCAAGCAAGTCTGAGTTCTGATCTTGCCTTGCTCCCGCAGGTCTCTGGAATTCTCTTCCTCTGTGTGACGGGGAATCCGCCCAGCAGCCCCCGCAGGgtcagaggaagggtgggaggtgtGTGCTGGTGGTGTGGGCGGGGAAGAGCTGGGGCTGGGTGTTCCCCGGGTCTCTGTCGGAAGGGGAGGGTGCTGACTCGTGAGCACAGGCCACGGGGCTGTGTCAGGGAGGGACAGTCACGTCTGGAGGCTGGAGCAGGGGCGGCTTCCCGTGTCTGCACCCCATCGAGTGCCGGCCTGCGCCGCTCTCAACCCCACTGGGGCTGCGTTCCCTCGCGGCAGCATGCACGTGGAAACCTCTGCCTCACAGACCGATGGCAGGGTTCAGTGACAGCCCGGGGCCCCGGGCACCCCACGCTCCGCCTGGCACGCTCAGAAGGTTCCAGGTCTCCCTCGCTTGAGCCAGAGCAGGCAGCTCGCCTCCGCCCTTCCGGGGTCCACCCACCCCACCAGGTGGGACCCCTTTACCAGAGAGGGCCGGGCCTGAGAGGATCCCGGGGGAAAGGGCCCGGGGTCCCGTCACGTGACCCgcgtccgggggggggggggcgggtgacgACCCGCCCTCTCCTGTGCTTCTCTCCGCAGCCCCCACCATGCCGTGGCCCCTGCTGCTGCCCCTGCTGCTGCTCCCGGCGGCGAGCGGAGCCCAGGCGGCCCGGCCGTGCTTCCCGGGGTGCCGGTGCGAGGTGGAGACCTTCGGCCTGTTCGACAGCTTCAGCCTGACGCGCGTGGACTGCAGCGGCCTGGGCCCCCACATCGTGCCCGTGCCCCTCCCCCTGGACACGGCCCACCTGGACCTGAGCTCCAACAGGCTGCGGGCGGTGAACGCGTCGGTGCTGGCGGGGCCGGGCTACACCACGCTGGCCGGGCTGGACCTCAGCCGCAACCTGCTGGCCAGCCTCGCGCCCACCGCCTTCTCGCGCCTGCGCTACCTGGAGGCCCTCGACCTCAGCCACAACGGCCTGGCGGCCCTGCCCGCGGGCGCGCTCGCCGGCTGCCCCCTCAGCGAGGTGGACCTCAGCCACAACCGGCTCCGCGAGGTGGCGGTGTCCGCCCTCGCCGCCCACGGccacggccgggcgctgcgcGTGGACCTCTCCCACAACCTCCTCCAGCGCCTGCTCCCGCCCCCCGCGCGGGccggcccgcccgcgcccgccatCCAGAGCCTGAACCTCGCCTGGAACCGGCTCCGCGCCGTGCCCCCGCTCCGGGCCCTGCCCCTGCGCCACCTGAGCCTGGAGGGGAACCCGCTGGGCGCCGTGGGCCCCGGCGCCTTCGCGGGGCTCGAGGGCCTCACGCACCTGTCGCTGGCCAACCTGCGGGCCCTCCCCGCGCTGGCCCCGCGTGCCTTCCGCGGGCTGCGGGGCCTGCAGGTCCTGGACCTGTCGGGCAACCCCGGGCTCACGTGGGCGGGGGCCGAGGTCTTCGCGGGCCTGGACTCGCTGCAGGAGCTGGACTTGGCGGGCACGGGGCTGGCGGCCCTGCCCGAGAAGCTGCTCCTCCACCTCCCGGGCCTGCAGAGCGTCCGCCTGGGCCGGGACCGGCGCTGCCGCCGCCTGGTGCGCGAGGGCGCCTACCCCCGGCGGCCCGGCGCCGGCCCCGAGGCGGCCCTGCGCTGCGGGGACCCCCGGGAGCCGCCCGCCGGGGGCCCGGGGGCCTTGTGACCGAGGACAGAGTCTGCCCCTTTCCCTGCGGCCAGTCCCTGAACGATGCCAAGCAAcgccctgtcccctccccagccccccccccccccgtaagtGCCTTTGCGCCCGTCTGGGCTGACCTGACCCCCGAAGGGAGGCGTGCGGGTCTCCTGGGGGGCGTCGCCTCGCTCAGGGCCAGGAGCTTCTTGTCCGGGGTACCCCTTCTTTGCTGGGGACCCTGAGGCCCACGTCATCCTTTCCCTGTCGAATCCTGGATAGAGCCCGGGTTagaggcggggctgggagggTCCTGCCCGGCCCTTCTCGTGAGCAGAGGACGGGTCTGCCGGAGCACACCTGCCAACAGCAGTCCTGCAGGGCTGGGGCGTGACCGGAACCCGCCTCCCGCCTGGGAGAGGGGGTACTCGGCACCCTCCTGccttcttcccctgccccccctcccgctctccttcctgGGCTGCTCCTCGCTGCCACCCGCGCCCTTTCCTGACAAGGCCTCGGTGGCCCAGCGCGTGCGAGAGCCGCCGGAGCTCAGGACACCGGCCTGAGATCTGCCCGTCTCTGGGCTGGAGCACCCCAGAATCCACCGGGAAtgtgctccctcccccccccccccaggccctgcctgcGGATGCTCTTGCGAGGAGACGGCGCCCCCCTGGCCGGGAGCTCCCCGGAGGGGTCCCCCCGTCCGCTCCCCGGTGCCTCAGCCTCCCGGGCGGGGCCCCCTCTGTCTTCATTTGATAAAGAGTTGTGGTCTTTAATGGACTGTCACGCTCAAGCCCTCCCCGCACCCGCCCCTGCCGGCAGGGGGGGAAAGGTGGCGTCAGGAGTTGCGTCCGCTCACTTGGACCATCCTGTGTCCCAGGCACCGGCTGAGGGGAGcccgccagccccgggcaggaggGCGTCGGGGCCGGTCCCAGAGATGCCCCCGCTGAGGGGAGcccgccagccctgggcaggagggCGTCGGGGCCAGTCCCAGAGATGCCCCCGCTGAGGGGAGcccgccagccccaggcaggagggCGTCGGGGCCGGTCCCAGAGATGCCCCGAGGCCGCGAGACCGTGACTTCCCTCACCCGCTGCCCGCTCAGCGCCGACCTCGGTTGAATAAACACCATGAGGGGTTGTGCCCACCAGCCCTCCGGTGTGGACTGACAGTCACTGGGCTGGCCTTGGGGGCCACCAGGGGGTCAGGCCAGGCCTCGCCCCGGGAAGCTGATTCTCCCCAGGGACTcggggacaggagggaaggagcgtggcccggcccggcccccgcgcgGCCTGCCGCCGTCGGCGATGCCCGTGAGCCTGCCGGGCTCCGGCCCAGCCCCCCTCGGCTCCTGCCCACCCGGGGCGCAGCTTCTGTCTCGCTGAAGTCCACGCCGCTCCCTCCGCCCTGTCACCGCGCCCCACGCCCGCGTGCAGCGAGCgctcacccccagccccccccccccgggcgcctTGGCTCGGGGCCACCGTGTCCTGACCGGCCACAGCCCGCAGGTGCCCCCCACCCGCAGCGGCCCCCACAGACTCGGTGATGCCCCCTTGGCTCCGAACCCCACGCGCGCACCCCGTCTGTGCCCCGGGGACTCTCGTTCCTGAGATGGGAGGGACACACACAGGATGTCTGGCTGTGAGAGCAGCTCGGTGCCGTCAGAGCCCTGGAGAATCCACAGGGCTCAGCACCAGGTCATGGGGTGAGGGGTCAGTGGCACCGGATCCAGAACGTTCCAGCCACAGGCATCCGTCCAGGGAACTTGACCTTTGTTCATCAGTGCTCTTCAGAGAGCCCCGTTTCTTGTTAGTCCCGGAGCCCAAGCCAGCCAGCCCCCCGTGTGTCGCAGAGGCGTGGGGGAGACCCCCGGGGGGGCCCCAGAGCCAGATGTGTTCCCGACGGTAGGGAGGAAGGTAGGGCCGGGTTGACCTGCATTCCACCACATCTCCCGTCTCCTGGGGGCCCCGCGTTCCCCGGCACGGAGAGGCGTAGCGTGCCGGGCTGGGGGTGCATCCTGGGAAGGAGCCTCTGTGGGGGAGATCGCGGAGTACAGGGTTCTCCAAGGCCGTGACCGTGGGGAACCTGCCGATTAGGATGGGGTGGAGACTGCTGGGGCGCAGATGCCCTCC contains:
- the Tsku gene encoding tsukushi isoform X1 — its product is MRERKTDPPVQECCWLTSSPHSVLGSKTASACSGPCHLPSFPFLVSLEGLDQCPGAPTMPWPLLLPLLLLPAASGAQAARPCFPGCRCEVETFGLFDSFSLTRVDCSGLGPHIVPVPLPLDTAHLDLSSNRLRAVNASVLAGPGYTTLAGLDLSRNLLASLAPTAFSRLRYLEALDLSHNGLAALPAGALAGCPLSEVDLSHNRLREVAVSALAAHGHGRALRVDLSHNLLQRLLPPPARAGPPAPAIQSLNLAWNRLRAVPPLRALPLRHLSLEGNPLGAVGPGAFAGLEGLTHLSLANLRALPALAPRAFRGLRGLQVLDLSGNPGLTWAGAEVFAGLDSLQELDLAGTGLAALPEKLLLHLPGLQSVRLGRDRRCRRLVREGAYPRRPGAGPEAALRCGDPREPPAGGPGAL
- the Tsku gene encoding tsukushi isoform X2, which encodes MPWPLLLPLLLLPAASGAQAARPCFPGCRCEVETFGLFDSFSLTRVDCSGLGPHIVPVPLPLDTAHLDLSSNRLRAVNASVLAGPGYTTLAGLDLSRNLLASLAPTAFSRLRYLEALDLSHNGLAALPAGALAGCPLSEVDLSHNRLREVAVSALAAHGHGRALRVDLSHNLLQRLLPPPARAGPPAPAIQSLNLAWNRLRAVPPLRALPLRHLSLEGNPLGAVGPGAFAGLEGLTHLSLANLRALPALAPRAFRGLRGLQVLDLSGNPGLTWAGAEVFAGLDSLQELDLAGTGLAALPEKLLLHLPGLQSVRLGRDRRCRRLVREGAYPRRPGAGPEAALRCGDPREPPAGGPGAL